From a region of the Sminthopsis crassicaudata isolate SCR6 chromosome 6, ASM4859323v1, whole genome shotgun sequence genome:
- the UBOX5 gene encoding RING finger protein 37 isoform X1 translates to MVINLCLPQFKPRIYCNKISADGYEVENLISEDPVKRNRGFRTEYFIKPPIHVTVSFPFSVELSRINVDVTAGGIQNIVGLEVFTSTSSGKTYWSTMESEPTVLEPTNIEKENFTLVGRILVKNQGRATFTHRGFRPRPPFHLLETNLCTSGNVNQDLWSKGPFSLAHVSILKLSINLIAGSGITCIKKMEVWGQPAKNCPQEVIDNVMVLASSLSRSLNPIASPPTPALPMENDCEPCGHSHSQRPAGLRELTDVIQDVPEEFLDPITLEIMPFPMLLPSGKVIDQSTLEKCNRSEAVWGRVPSDPFTGVAFSQHSQPLPHTALKARIDYFLLQHTPPGCNLLGRTQPPGVAVPSSIAVASRKRKGDFMELLPNDRPRMEPPPNFFTTDPRVTSTSEHNSKKMKSIVESNLPHMDCSSAGSISHEQRLSESLDVALTSALSTRPSFTSRLTKPQPFTSGSSGSSSWSSTLETVTWSSGPGCSSCSRVFTTFFRSDPAYQLPCGHLVCRTCLADREKSPTLTCVSCKKAAANEDILRVHL, encoded by the exons ATGGTAATAAACCTTTGCCTTCCACAGTTCAAACCAAGAATTTACTGcaacaag ATCTCAGCAGATGGCTATGAAGTAGAAAATCTCATCTCGGAAGACCCTGTGAAGAGAAACCGTGGCTTTCGCACTGAGTATTTCATTAAACCACCAATCCATGTGACTGTGTCCTTTCCCTTTAGTGTAGAACTCAGCAGAATTAATGTGGACGTCACAGCAGGGGGAATCCAAAATATTGTTGGCCTGGAAGTGTTTACATCTACCTCATCAGGTAAAACCTACTGGAGCACCATGGAGTCTGAGCCCACAGTCTTGGAGCCGACtaacattgaaaaagaaaatttcactttGGTAGGGAGAATCTTGGTAAAAAACCAGGGTCGAGCAACGTTCACCCACAGGGGCTTCAGGCCCAGGCCACCATTCCATCTTTTGGAAACTAACCTCTGCACAAGTGGAAATGTAAATCAGGATCTCTGGAGTAAAGGGCCCTTCTCTCTTGCTCATGTGTCCATTTTAAAGCTCTCTATTAACCTTATTGCTGGCAGTGGAATCACTTGCATTAAGAAGATGGAAGTCTGGGGCCAACCGGCCAAAAACTGTCCCCAAGAGGTCATAGACAACGTCATGGTGTTAGCCTCCAGCCTTTCTCGAAGCTTGAATCCCATAGCCTCCCCCCCTACCCCAGCATTGCCAATGGAGAATGACTGTGAGCCCTGTGGCCATTCTCACAGCCAGCGGCCAGCTGGGCTTCGGGAACTGACTGATGTGATCCAGGATGTGCCTGAGGAATTCCTGGATCCAATCACTCTGGAGATCATGCCCTTCCCCATGCTGCTTCCCTCTGGCAAGGTCATCGACCAGAGTACCCTGGAGAAATGTAACCGGAGCGAGGCGGTTTGGGGCCGAGTGCCCAGTGACCCGTTTACGGGAGTGGCCTTCAGCCAGCATTCCCAGCCACTGCCCCATACCGCTCTGAAGGCTAGGATAGACTATTTCTTGCTCCAGCACACTCCTCCTGGCTGCAACCTTCTTGGAAGAACCCAGCCTCCTGGGGTAGCAGTTCCCTCTTCCATCGCTGTGGCTTCTCGAAAGAGAAAGGGGGATTTCATGGAGCTGTTGCCAAATGACAGGCCTCGTATGGAGCCGCCTCCCAATTTTTTTACCACAGACCCACGAGTCACATCTACCTCGGAGCACAAcagtaaaaaaatgaaatccaTCGTGGAGTCAAACCTGCCACATATGGATTGCTCATCAG CAGGTTCCATTTCCCACGAACAGAGGTTATCAGAAAGTTTGGATGTGGCCTTGACTTCGGCCCTCAGCACTCGGCCGTCCTTCACAAGCCGTCTGACGAAACCTCAGCCCTTCACTTCAGGGAGCTCTGGCAGCAGTTCCTGGAGTTCCACTCTTGAGACTG TGACCTGGAGCTCGGGTCCTGGATGCAGCTCCTGCAGCAGAGTCTTCACTACTTTCTTCAGAAGCGATCCTGCTTACCAGCTTCCCTGTGGCCACCTGGTGTGCCGCACCTGTTTAGCTGACAGGGAGAAGTCCCCGACCCTCACCTGTGTGAGCTGTAAGAAGGCTGCTGCCAACGAGGATATCCTGAGGGTCCATCTCTAA
- the UBOX5 gene encoding RING finger protein 37 isoform X2: MVINLCLPQFKPRIYCNKISADGYEVENLISEDPVKRNRGFRTEYFIKPPIHVTVSFPFSVELSRINVDVTAGGIQNIVGLEVFTSTSSGKTYWSTMESEPTVLEPTNIEKENFTLVGRILVKNQGRATFTHRGFRPRPPFHLLETNLCTSGNVNQDLWSKGPFSLAHVSILKLSINLIAGSGITCIKKMEVWGQPAKNCPQEVIDNVMVLASSLSRSLNPIASPPTPALPMENDCEPCGHSHSQRPAGLRELTDVIQDVPEEFLDPITLEIMPFPMLLPSGKVIDQSTLEKCNRSEAVWGRVPSDPFTGVAFSQHSQPLPHTALKARIDYFLLQHTPPGCNLLGRTQPPGVAVPSSIAVASRKRKGDFMELLPNDRPRMEPPPNFFTTDPRVTSTSEHNSKKMKSIVESNLPHMDCSSGSISHEQRLSESLDVALTSALSTRPSFTSRLTKPQPFTSGSSGSSSWSSTLETVTWSSGPGCSSCSRVFTTFFRSDPAYQLPCGHLVCRTCLADREKSPTLTCVSCKKAAANEDILRVHL, translated from the exons ATGGTAATAAACCTTTGCCTTCCACAGTTCAAACCAAGAATTTACTGcaacaag ATCTCAGCAGATGGCTATGAAGTAGAAAATCTCATCTCGGAAGACCCTGTGAAGAGAAACCGTGGCTTTCGCACTGAGTATTTCATTAAACCACCAATCCATGTGACTGTGTCCTTTCCCTTTAGTGTAGAACTCAGCAGAATTAATGTGGACGTCACAGCAGGGGGAATCCAAAATATTGTTGGCCTGGAAGTGTTTACATCTACCTCATCAGGTAAAACCTACTGGAGCACCATGGAGTCTGAGCCCACAGTCTTGGAGCCGACtaacattgaaaaagaaaatttcactttGGTAGGGAGAATCTTGGTAAAAAACCAGGGTCGAGCAACGTTCACCCACAGGGGCTTCAGGCCCAGGCCACCATTCCATCTTTTGGAAACTAACCTCTGCACAAGTGGAAATGTAAATCAGGATCTCTGGAGTAAAGGGCCCTTCTCTCTTGCTCATGTGTCCATTTTAAAGCTCTCTATTAACCTTATTGCTGGCAGTGGAATCACTTGCATTAAGAAGATGGAAGTCTGGGGCCAACCGGCCAAAAACTGTCCCCAAGAGGTCATAGACAACGTCATGGTGTTAGCCTCCAGCCTTTCTCGAAGCTTGAATCCCATAGCCTCCCCCCCTACCCCAGCATTGCCAATGGAGAATGACTGTGAGCCCTGTGGCCATTCTCACAGCCAGCGGCCAGCTGGGCTTCGGGAACTGACTGATGTGATCCAGGATGTGCCTGAGGAATTCCTGGATCCAATCACTCTGGAGATCATGCCCTTCCCCATGCTGCTTCCCTCTGGCAAGGTCATCGACCAGAGTACCCTGGAGAAATGTAACCGGAGCGAGGCGGTTTGGGGCCGAGTGCCCAGTGACCCGTTTACGGGAGTGGCCTTCAGCCAGCATTCCCAGCCACTGCCCCATACCGCTCTGAAGGCTAGGATAGACTATTTCTTGCTCCAGCACACTCCTCCTGGCTGCAACCTTCTTGGAAGAACCCAGCCTCCTGGGGTAGCAGTTCCCTCTTCCATCGCTGTGGCTTCTCGAAAGAGAAAGGGGGATTTCATGGAGCTGTTGCCAAATGACAGGCCTCGTATGGAGCCGCCTCCCAATTTTTTTACCACAGACCCACGAGTCACATCTACCTCGGAGCACAAcagtaaaaaaatgaaatccaTCGTGGAGTCAAACCTGCCACATATGGATTGCTCATCAG GTTCCATTTCCCACGAACAGAGGTTATCAGAAAGTTTGGATGTGGCCTTGACTTCGGCCCTCAGCACTCGGCCGTCCTTCACAAGCCGTCTGACGAAACCTCAGCCCTTCACTTCAGGGAGCTCTGGCAGCAGTTCCTGGAGTTCCACTCTTGAGACTG TGACCTGGAGCTCGGGTCCTGGATGCAGCTCCTGCAGCAGAGTCTTCACTACTTTCTTCAGAAGCGATCCTGCTTACCAGCTTCCCTGTGGCCACCTGGTGTGCCGCACCTGTTTAGCTGACAGGGAGAAGTCCCCGACCCTCACCTGTGTGAGCTGTAAGAAGGCTGCTGCCAACGAGGATATCCTGAGGGTCCATCTCTAA